One Mesorhizobium sp. L-2-11 genomic region harbors:
- a CDS encoding peptidoglycan DD-metalloendopeptidase family protein encodes MQFSILKANGRNLARGIAVLMVAGTAAGCSSQVSRFNSVDDVFTSSTNNQRAIIDKQDAAQPYPGDAAVSAAPLDGSHTQSVSRSSLEPVTTQQLPPVDQAQPATASAPAARPARTATAPAAPRVDRTATATVAKPFKESRPDAPRMATASGEPRAAEIIVKDGETISGLSRRYGVPADALMKVNGLSATNGLKTGQKIVIPAYAYSGKKPAPKLADAKPANDTKHDLPAKAPEMVAVLPQQPKLKEGKSAAQVDASAAASQPKDAAPKAAGAGGSYTVQQGDTLSAIARKTGVGVVALKQANGMQDGLLKIGQTLKVPAGGTATVASARPAKVDPVTTATTPPAPKTTPSETLAAYTPPKKDAKLIQQAEDDDAVAPNATGIGKMRWPVRGRVISSFGGGKDGVDIAVPEGTPVKAAENGVVIYAGDGLKEFGNTVLVRHENGLVTVYGHARSIEVQRGQKVKRGQEIAQSGMSGTTDSPKLHFEVRKNSAPVDPSTYLE; translated from the coding sequence ATGCAATTCAGTATTTTGAAGGCAAACGGACGCAACCTGGCGCGGGGTATCGCCGTCCTGATGGTTGCGGGCACCGCGGCGGGATGCAGTTCCCAAGTCTCGCGGTTCAACAGCGTCGACGACGTCTTCACGTCGTCCACAAACAACCAGCGCGCCATCATCGACAAGCAGGATGCCGCCCAGCCATATCCCGGCGATGCCGCGGTTTCGGCTGCGCCGCTCGACGGCAGCCACACCCAGTCGGTAAGCCGTTCAAGCCTTGAACCGGTCACGACGCAGCAATTGCCGCCGGTCGATCAGGCGCAGCCAGCTACCGCGTCGGCGCCCGCCGCCCGTCCGGCTCGCACCGCTACGGCGCCAGCCGCTCCCCGGGTCGACCGGACTGCGACCGCAACCGTGGCAAAGCCGTTCAAAGAGTCACGGCCCGATGCTCCGCGCATGGCGACGGCGAGCGGCGAACCGCGTGCAGCCGAGATCATCGTCAAGGACGGCGAGACAATTTCCGGCCTGTCGCGGCGCTACGGCGTGCCCGCCGACGCGCTGATGAAGGTCAATGGGCTAAGCGCGACCAACGGGCTGAAGACTGGCCAGAAGATTGTCATTCCGGCCTATGCCTATTCGGGCAAGAAACCGGCGCCGAAGCTTGCCGACGCCAAGCCCGCGAACGACACCAAACACGATTTGCCGGCCAAGGCGCCGGAGATGGTGGCCGTGCTGCCGCAGCAGCCCAAGCTCAAGGAGGGCAAGTCCGCCGCGCAGGTGGATGCATCGGCCGCGGCAAGCCAGCCGAAGGACGCCGCACCCAAGGCGGCTGGTGCCGGTGGGTCCTATACCGTCCAGCAGGGTGATACGCTGTCGGCCATCGCCAGGAAGACCGGCGTCGGCGTGGTTGCGTTGAAGCAGGCGAACGGCATGCAGGACGGTCTGCTCAAGATCGGCCAGACATTGAAGGTGCCGGCCGGCGGCACCGCGACAGTTGCCAGCGCCAGGCCGGCAAAGGTCGATCCGGTTACGACTGCCACCACCCCGCCTGCGCCAAAGACCACGCCGTCGGAGACGCTCGCCGCCTACACGCCGCCGAAGAAGGATGCGAAGCTCATCCAGCAGGCCGAGGACGACGACGCGGTCGCGCCAAATGCCACCGGTATCGGCAAGATGCGCTGGCCGGTGCGCGGCCGCGTGATCTCCAGCTTTGGCGGCGGCAAGGACGGTGTCGACATCGCCGTGCCGGAAGGAACGCCAGTCAAGGCGGCCGAGAACGGCGTCGTCATCTATGCCGGCGATGGCCTCAAGGAATTCGGCAACACGGTGCTGGTGCGCCACGAGAACGGTTTGGTCACAGTCTATGGCCACGCCCGTTCGATCGAGGTCCAGCGCGGCCAGAAGGTCAAGCGCGGCCAGGAAATCGCGCAGTCCGGCATGAGCGGCACCACCGACTCGCCGAAACTGCATTTCGAAGTGCGCAAGAATTCGGCGCCGGTCGATCCTTCGACCTATCTTGAATGA
- the scpB gene encoding SMC-Scp complex subunit ScpB codes for MSERANASVIPFKVEDETEDDVLADVPAESQVQNLSQNPGERLHMAEAVRMAEAIVFASAEPVSEKQLAARLPDGINIAAAMAELQQIYARRGVNLVRVGDAWAFRTAGDLAFLMSRDTVQQKKLSRAALEVLAIIAYHQPVTRAEIEDIRGVETSKGTLDTLMETEWVKMRGRRRTPGRPVTYGTSDIFLDHFALEEIRDLPGMEELKGAGLLSGRMPSNFSIPLPPADPDALTDDEDPLTDIDLEELGLLTPRVEED; via the coding sequence ATGAGCGAGCGCGCCAACGCTTCGGTCATTCCGTTCAAGGTCGAAGACGAGACCGAAGACGACGTGCTCGCCGATGTGCCGGCAGAAAGCCAGGTCCAGAACCTGTCCCAGAATCCCGGCGAGCGGCTGCATATGGCGGAAGCCGTGCGCATGGCCGAGGCGATCGTTTTCGCCAGCGCCGAACCGGTCAGCGAAAAACAGCTTGCCGCGCGCCTGCCCGACGGCATCAATATTGCCGCGGCGATGGCTGAACTGCAGCAGATTTATGCGCGGCGTGGCGTCAATCTGGTGCGCGTTGGCGATGCCTGGGCGTTCCGCACCGCCGGCGATCTCGCTTTCCTGATGAGCCGCGACACGGTGCAGCAGAAGAAGCTTTCCCGTGCGGCGCTCGAAGTGCTGGCGATCATCGCCTACCACCAGCCGGTGACGCGCGCCGAGATCGAGGATATCAGAGGCGTCGAGACCTCGAAGGGCACGCTGGACACGCTGATGGAAACCGAATGGGTGAAGATGCGCGGCCGGCGCCGCACGCCCGGCCGTCCCGTCACCTACGGCACGTCAGACATCTTCCTCGACCATTTCGCGTTGGAGGAGATCCGCGATCTCCCCGGCATGGAGGAATTGAAGGGTGCTGGGCTGCTTTCGGGCCGCATGCCGTCGAATTTTTCCATTCCGCTGCCGCCGGCCGACCCGGATGCGCTGACCGACGACGAGGATCCGCTGACCGACATCGACCTTGAGGAACTCGGCCTGTTGACGCCGCGCGTCGAGGAAGATTGA
- the tatC gene encoding twin-arginine translocase subunit TatC, with amino-acid sequence MEHLIELRRRLMWSIGGFFVAFLFCFFFAKQLFNLLVIPFKWATQWAGLDPLKVELIYTAPQEFFFTQVKLAMFGGMVIAFPLIATQIYKFIAPGLYKNERNAFLPFLIASPILFLMGASLVYFFFTPMVMWFFLAMQQTGTDDQVQISLLPKVSEYLSLIMTLIFSFGLVFQLPVVTSLMTRVGMLSSEALVEKRKWAIVIAFVVAAILTPPDPISQIGLAVPTILLYEVSIWSARLIERSKERERLAREKREAAEAAAEKSADASST; translated from the coding sequence ATGGAACATCTGATCGAGTTGCGCCGGCGGCTGATGTGGTCGATCGGCGGGTTCTTCGTCGCCTTCCTGTTCTGCTTCTTCTTCGCCAAGCAGTTGTTCAACCTGTTGGTCATCCCATTCAAATGGGCGACGCAATGGGCAGGGCTCGACCCGCTCAAGGTCGAACTGATCTACACGGCGCCGCAGGAATTCTTCTTCACCCAGGTCAAGCTGGCGATGTTCGGTGGCATGGTGATCGCCTTTCCGCTGATCGCCACGCAGATCTACAAATTCATCGCGCCCGGCCTCTACAAGAATGAACGCAACGCCTTCCTGCCGTTCCTGATCGCTTCGCCGATCCTGTTCCTGATGGGCGCGTCGTTGGTCTATTTCTTCTTCACGCCGATGGTGATGTGGTTCTTCCTCGCCATGCAGCAGACCGGCACCGACGACCAGGTGCAGATTTCGCTGCTGCCGAAAGTGTCGGAATATCTCAGCCTGATCATGACGCTGATCTTCTCCTTCGGGCTGGTGTTCCAGTTGCCGGTGGTGACCAGCCTGATGACGCGGGTGGGCATGCTGTCGTCCGAGGCGCTGGTCGAAAAGCGCAAATGGGCAATCGTCATCGCCTTCGTCGTCGCGGCTATCCTGACGCCGCCCGACCCGATAAGCCAGATCGGTCTGGCCGTTCCCACGATCCTTCTCTACGAGGTCTCGATCTGGTCGGCCCGGCTGATCGAGCGCAGCAAGGAACGGGAACGTCTGGCGCGCGAGAAGCGGGAGGCTGCGGAAGCGGCGGCCGAAAAGTCGGCGGACGCGTCGTCGACCTAG
- the serS gene encoding serine--tRNA ligase → MLDIKWIRDNPKALVEALQKRSWPAAEAQSTVDDLIARDEARREHLTELQTRQERRNAASREIGNAMRSGDAALAERLKAEVGEIKAFIQNGEARERELDKALNDALAVLPNVPLDDVPVGKDEHDNVVKRIVGNVPARPNWVKEHFEIGEALGMMDFERAVKLSGSRFTVLKGGLARMERALGQFMLDLHTTEHGYQEIQPPLMVRDEALFGTGQLPKFEEDLFFASRGDGRLGLIPTAEVPLTNLVREDITPHEKLPLRYTALTPCFRSEAGSAGRDTRGMLRQHQFYKVELVSITDQDTSLAEHERMTECAEEVLKRLGLPFRTVTLCTGDMGFGAGKTYDIEVWLPGQNAYREISSCSVCGDFQARRMDARYKDKDGKGNRFAHTLNGSGTAVGRALIAVIENYQNEDGSVTIPEALRPYMGGLEKIESR, encoded by the coding sequence ATGCTTGACATCAAATGGATTCGTGACAATCCGAAGGCCCTTGTCGAGGCGCTCCAGAAGCGCTCGTGGCCGGCTGCGGAGGCACAGTCCACTGTCGATGATCTGATCGCCAGGGACGAGGCGCGGCGCGAACATCTGACCGAACTGCAGACCAGGCAGGAGCGCCGCAATGCCGCCTCGAGAGAAATCGGCAACGCCATGCGCTCGGGCGATGCCGCCCTTGCCGAAAGACTGAAAGCTGAGGTTGGCGAGATCAAGGCCTTCATCCAGAACGGCGAGGCGCGCGAACGCGAGCTCGACAAGGCGCTGAACGACGCTTTGGCGGTGCTGCCCAACGTGCCGCTCGACGATGTGCCGGTCGGCAAGGACGAGCACGACAACGTCGTCAAGCGCATCGTCGGCAATGTGCCGGCTCGCCCGAACTGGGTGAAGGAGCATTTCGAGATCGGCGAAGCGCTCGGCATGATGGATTTTGAGCGGGCGGTGAAACTGTCCGGTTCGCGGTTCACCGTGCTCAAGGGCGGACTGGCACGGATGGAGCGCGCGCTCGGCCAGTTCATGCTGGACCTGCATACGACCGAGCATGGCTACCAGGAGATCCAGCCGCCGCTGATGGTGCGCGACGAAGCTCTTTTCGGTACCGGGCAACTGCCGAAGTTCGAGGAGGATCTGTTCTTCGCCTCGCGTGGAGATGGCAGGCTTGGCCTCATTCCCACCGCCGAAGTGCCGCTGACCAATCTTGTGCGCGAAGACATCACGCCGCATGAGAAACTGCCTCTGCGCTATACCGCGCTGACGCCGTGCTTCCGCTCGGAAGCGGGCTCGGCCGGGCGTGACACGCGTGGCATGCTGCGCCAGCACCAGTTCTACAAGGTCGAACTTGTGTCGATCACCGACCAGGACACCTCGCTTGCCGAGCACGAGCGGATGACCGAATGCGCCGAGGAAGTGCTGAAGCGGCTCGGCCTGCCGTTCCGCACGGTGACGCTGTGCACTGGTGACATGGGCTTTGGCGCGGGCAAGACCTATGACATCGAGGTCTGGCTGCCGGGCCAGAACGCCTATCGCGAGATTTCGTCCTGCTCGGTCTGTGGCGATTTCCAGGCGCGGCGCATGGATGCCCGCTACAAGGACAAGGACGGCAAGGGCAACCGCTTCGCCCACACGCTGAACGGTTCCGGCACCGCCGTCGGCCGCGCTCTTATTGCTGTCATCGAAAACTACCAGAATGAGGATGGCAGCGTAACCATTCCTGAAGCGCTTCGGCCTTACATGGGCGGTCTGGAAAAGATCGAATCGAGATAA
- a CDS encoding protein-L-isoaspartate(D-aspartate) O-methyltransferase: protein MNLNHGPTVDDREGFAAFLLRLRGKGVVPKALIAAFEATPRRGFLAAQFHPIAWSDRMLPIECGEAIEGADLQAAVIAALAIEPGNRVLEIGTGSGYTAAVMSRLAARVVTIDRYKTLVEQAKQRFEALGIGNVIVRQADGSNGLANEAPFDRIVAWAAFDSLPRFLLDQLSSGGIVIAPIGPEEGEQVLAKLTKVGSRFEREDIGLVRLQPILRSVAAVI, encoded by the coding sequence ATGAACCTGAACCATGGTCCGACGGTCGATGACCGCGAAGGCTTCGCCGCTTTCCTGCTCCGCCTGCGTGGCAAGGGTGTGGTGCCGAAGGCGCTGATCGCCGCCTTCGAGGCGACGCCGCGGCGCGGCTTCCTGGCCGCACAGTTCCATCCGATCGCCTGGTCGGACCGCATGCTGCCGATCGAATGCGGCGAGGCGATCGAGGGCGCCGATCTGCAAGCCGCGGTGATCGCAGCACTTGCCATCGAACCGGGCAACCGGGTGCTCGAGATCGGCACCGGGTCAGGCTACACGGCAGCGGTGATGTCGCGGCTCGCCGCGCGCGTCGTCACCATCGACCGCTACAAGACGCTGGTCGAGCAGGCCAAACAGCGCTTCGAGGCGCTCGGCATCGGCAATGTCATCGTGCGCCAGGCGGACGGCTCCAACGGACTGGCCAATGAAGCGCCGTTCGACCGTATCGTCGCATGGGCGGCCTTCGACAGCCTGCCGCGCTTCCTGCTTGATCAATTGTCGAGCGGCGGCATCGTCATCGCCCCGATCGGACCCGAGGAGGGCGAGCAGGTGCTGGCCAAACTGACCAAGGTCGGCAGCCGCTTCGAACGCGAGGACATCGGTCTGGTACGCCTGCAGCCGATCCTGCGCAGCGTAGCCGCCGTCATCTAG
- the tatB gene encoding Sec-independent protein translocase protein TatB: protein MFDIGWTEMLVIAIVMIVVVGPKDLPKMLRTFGRTTAKMRGMAADFQKQFNDALKEAELDDVKKSVDSLRSLNPAAEIRKQLNPFEQAAADVRSGVDAVMKPKPAADPVAPAASTQDAELNNGATVLPGVKAPEAAPAAPTFPAMTDGSVTPPVATAMPAASQKTSAAKTKGAPAKAMPAPKTAAKPAPKPAVTKTAAKKAEPKPAPAAVKKPAAAAKKTAGAAK, encoded by the coding sequence ATGTTCGACATCGGCTGGACCGAGATGCTGGTGATCGCGATCGTCATGATCGTGGTCGTCGGGCCCAAGGATTTGCCCAAGATGCTGCGCACTTTCGGCCGCACGACGGCGAAGATGCGCGGCATGGCAGCCGACTTCCAGAAACAGTTCAACGATGCGCTGAAGGAGGCCGAGCTTGACGACGTCAAGAAGTCGGTCGATTCACTCAGAAGCCTCAACCCGGCCGCCGAGATCAGGAAACAGCTCAACCCGTTCGAGCAGGCGGCGGCCGACGTCCGTTCAGGCGTCGACGCGGTGATGAAGCCGAAGCCGGCTGCAGACCCGGTCGCGCCGGCTGCTTCAACGCAGGATGCCGAGCTGAACAACGGCGCGACGGTGCTGCCGGGCGTCAAAGCCCCGGAAGCGGCGCCGGCGGCGCCGACCTTTCCGGCAATGACCGATGGTTCGGTGACACCGCCGGTCGCGACGGCGATGCCGGCCGCATCGCAAAAGACCTCGGCGGCGAAGACGAAGGGCGCGCCAGCGAAAGCGATGCCAGCCCCCAAGACCGCAGCGAAGCCAGCGCCAAAACCTGCTGTGACAAAGACCGCGGCTAAAAAGGCCGAGCCGAAGCCTGCACCGGCAGCGGTGAAGAAGCCGGCTGCAGCCGCCAAAAAGACGGCGGGAGCCGCCAAGTGA
- a CDS encoding twin-arginine translocase TatA/TatE family subunit produces the protein MGSFSIWHWLIVLVIVLLVFGRGKIPELMGDMAKGIKSFKKGMADDDVAEDKRTVEHRADETVSAAKEKASKS, from the coding sequence ATGGGTTCATTTTCGATTTGGCATTGGCTGATCGTGCTGGTGATCGTGCTGCTGGTGTTCGGTCGCGGCAAGATTCCCGAGCTGATGGGTGACATGGCCAAAGGTATCAAGAGCTTCAAGAAGGGCATGGCCGACGACGACGTTGCCGAGGACAAGCGCACCGTCGAGCACCGTGCCGACGAAACCGTTTCGGCAGCGAAGGAAAAGGCCAGCAAGAGCTGA
- the surE gene encoding 5'/3'-nucleotidase SurE: MRILLTNDDGIHAEGLASLERIARTLSDDVWVVAPEQDQSGYAHSLSISEPLRLRKIGEKHFAVRGTPTDCVIMGVKKILPAAPDLILSGVNSGANIADDVTYSGTVAGAMEGALLGVRSIALSQAYSYVGEDRLVPYETTEALAPALLKKLVAMPLPDGVLLNVNFPNCLPEEIAGTVVTSQGKLVHSLWVDERRDGRGLPYYWLRFGRELVEGKQGTDLHAMRNRQVSVTPLQLDLTAHEIRDQLTKALA; encoded by the coding sequence ATGCGCATCCTCCTAACCAATGATGACGGCATCCATGCCGAGGGCCTTGCATCGCTCGAACGCATCGCCCGCACGCTGTCGGACGATGTCTGGGTGGTGGCGCCGGAGCAGGACCAGTCCGGCTACGCGCATTCGCTGTCGATCTCGGAGCCGCTGCGCCTGAGAAAGATCGGCGAAAAGCACTTTGCCGTGCGCGGCACGCCGACCGACTGCGTCATCATGGGCGTGAAAAAGATCCTGCCCGCAGCGCCAGACCTGATCCTTTCCGGGGTCAATTCCGGCGCCAACATCGCCGACGACGTCACCTATTCGGGCACCGTTGCCGGCGCCATGGAAGGCGCGCTGCTCGGCGTGCGATCGATCGCGCTCAGCCAGGCTTATTCCTATGTCGGCGAGGATCGCCTCGTCCCTTACGAAACCACCGAGGCGCTGGCGCCGGCGCTGCTCAAAAAGCTGGTCGCCATGCCGCTGCCGGATGGCGTGCTGCTCAACGTCAATTTTCCGAATTGCCTTCCCGAAGAGATCGCCGGCACGGTCGTCACCTCGCAAGGCAAGCTCGTCCACAGCCTGTGGGTCGACGAGCGCCGCGACGGCCGCGGGCTTCCCTATTACTGGCTGCGCTTCGGCCGCGAGCTGGTCGAGGGCAAGCAAGGCACTGATCTCCATGCCATGCGCAACCGGCAGGTGTCGGTGACACCGCTGCAGCTCGATCTCACAGCGCATGAAATTCGCGATCAACTGACCAAGGCGCTCGCATGA
- a CDS encoding segregation and condensation protein A, protein MDRLWAENDDSRLTGDPALVVDVDGFEGPLDLLLHLARNQKVDLSRISILALAEQYLAFVEKVRALRLELAADYLVMAAWLAFLKSKLLIPKQPGDDGESGEELAAVLQFRLKRLEAMRDAAARLVNRNRLGRDVFARGMPEMVIVEKRNAYSASLYDLLTAYAAQRQKQAITNVTIARRGVWSLKDARDILNRLIGTLADWTALDSFLVEYLTDPDERRTAVASSFAATLELVREGKMEMRQDEVFAPLYLRGRAQGIRAVEVAS, encoded by the coding sequence ATGGACCGTCTTTGGGCCGAGAACGACGATTCGCGGCTGACCGGCGATCCCGCGCTGGTCGTCGATGTCGACGGTTTCGAGGGCCCGCTCGATCTTCTGCTGCATCTTGCCCGCAACCAGAAGGTCGATCTGTCGCGCATCTCGATCCTGGCGCTGGCCGAGCAATATCTGGCCTTTGTCGAAAAGGTGAGGGCGCTCAGGCTGGAGCTTGCCGCCGATTATCTGGTGATGGCGGCGTGGCTGGCGTTTCTCAAGTCGAAGCTTTTGATCCCCAAGCAACCCGGCGATGACGGTGAAAGCGGCGAGGAACTGGCGGCGGTGCTGCAATTCCGGTTGAAGCGGCTGGAGGCGATGCGCGACGCGGCGGCACGCCTGGTCAACCGCAACCGGCTCGGACGCGACGTGTTCGCCCGCGGTATGCCGGAAATGGTCATCGTCGAGAAACGCAACGCCTATTCGGCCTCGCTCTACGATCTGCTGACCGCCTATGCGGCGCAACGCCAGAAGCAGGCGATCACCAATGTGACGATCGCCAGGCGCGGTGTGTGGTCGCTCAAGGATGCGCGCGACATCCTGAACAGGCTGATCGGCACGCTTGCCGACTGGACGGCGCTGGACAGTTTCCTGGTCGAATATCTGACCGACCCGGACGAGCGGCGTACGGCGGTTGCCAGTTCGTTTGCGGCGACGCTGGAACTGGTGCGCGAAGGCAAAATGGAAATGCGGCAGGACGAGGTGTTCGCGCCGCTCTACCTGCGCGGTCGTGCGCAAGGCATCAGGGCAGTTGAGGTGGCATCATGA
- a CDS encoding ATP-binding protein — protein sequence MTDSTIEALNRKLDRLIEAVARLAPPPVPETDLGRADCFVWQADPGYLEPVRKVNRVDIGLIRGVDRVRDILVDNTERFASGYAANNVLLWGARGMGKSSLVKAVHAAVNASAKLDLPLKLIEIHREDIDTLPKLMALLKAAPYRFILFCDDLSFDHDDTSYKSLKAALEGGVEGRPANVIFYATSNRRHLLPRDMIDNERSTAINPSEAVEEKVSLSDRFGLWLGFHKCSQDEYLDMIDGYVRHHGLAIDPETLRAEALEWATTRGSRSGRVAWQYTQDLAGRLGKSLQD from the coding sequence ATGACCGACAGCACCATCGAAGCCCTGAACAGGAAGCTCGACCGCCTGATCGAGGCGGTCGCCCGCCTCGCCCCGCCCCCGGTGCCGGAAACCGATCTCGGCCGGGCCGACTGCTTCGTCTGGCAGGCTGATCCCGGCTATCTGGAGCCGGTGCGCAAGGTCAACCGGGTCGACATCGGCCTGATCCGCGGCGTCGACCGCGTCCGCGACATACTGGTCGACAACACCGAGCGTTTCGCCTCCGGTTACGCCGCCAACAACGTGCTGTTGTGGGGCGCACGCGGCATGGGAAAATCCTCGCTGGTCAAGGCCGTACATGCGGCGGTCAACGCATCGGCAAAGCTGGATTTGCCACTCAAGCTCATCGAGATCCACCGCGAGGACATCGACACGCTGCCGAAGCTGATGGCGCTGCTGAAGGCAGCGCCTTACCGTTTCATCCTGTTTTGCGACGACCTCTCCTTCGACCACGACGACACATCCTACAAGTCGCTGAAGGCGGCGCTCGAAGGCGGAGTCGAGGGCCGCCCGGCCAATGTGATCTTCTACGCCACGTCGAACCGGCGCCACCTTTTGCCGCGCGACATGATCGACAATGAGCGCTCGACCGCCATCAACCCGTCGGAAGCGGTCGAGGAAAAAGTCTCGCTCTCCGACCGTTTCGGGCTATGGCTCGGCTTCCACAAATGCTCGCAGGACGAGTATCTCGACATGATCGACGGATATGTCCGCCATCACGGACTCGCCATCGATCCCGAGACGCTGCGCGCCGAGGCGCTGGAATGGGCGACGACGCGCGGCAGCCGTTCGGGTCGCGTCGCCTGGCAGTACACCCAGGATCTGGCAGGCCGGCTCGGCAAGTCGCTGCAGGATTAG
- the yajC gene encoding preprotein translocase subunit YajC — MFVTPAYAQGVGTSPDMFISILPFVLIFVIMYFLIIRPQRTQLKKRGEMLAAVRRGDTVITGGGFVGKVTKVIDDNELEIDLGGGTKVTALRSTIADVRVKGEPVANQNAKK, encoded by the coding sequence ATGTTCGTGACCCCGGCATATGCCCAAGGCGTCGGCACCTCCCCGGATATGTTCATCAGCATTTTGCCGTTTGTCCTGATTTTTGTGATCATGTATTTTCTGATCATCCGGCCGCAGCGCACGCAGTTGAAAAAGCGTGGCGAGATGCTGGCGGCGGTTCGCCGCGGCGATACGGTCATCACCGGCGGCGGTTTCGTCGGCAAGGTGACCAAGGTCATCGACGACAACGAGCTCGAGATCGATCTCGGCGGTGGCACCAAGGTAACGGCGCTGCGTTCGACGATTGCCGATGTGCGCGTCAAGGGCGAGCCAGTGGCGAACCAGAACGCCAAGAAATAA